Proteins encoded in a region of the Elaeis guineensis isolate ETL-2024a chromosome 7, EG11, whole genome shotgun sequence genome:
- the LOC105048549 gene encoding uncharacterized protein, translating to MPSGAKKRKAARRKKEMGVHPPDSSTSSSSGNGESHDSKGETSDEEEEKKGESLRSETTTAAVMDILDNGKEKVSEETAKVTENPPEEEKKKMVEEETVVEDVGVELVRTKEGEVGGGVEPKEVAEEMAATVASDVLVDEPVSVSEEVIEATEAAVVTSEAALVIDTVAHETEVKPAPILDIPPVPVIEQPRPHESGERERSEVDRATWWNCCGLFHVLATSTGAASA from the exons ATGCCGTCAGGTGCGAAGAAGAGGAAAGCTGCCCGGCGAAAGAAGGAGATGGGCGTCCACCCACCCGATTCCTCTACCAGCTCTTCTTCTG GCAACGGCGAGAGCCACGACTCCAAGGGCGAAACCAGTgacgaagaggaggagaagaagggcgAATCCCTGAGATCGGAAACCACCACGGCTGCCGTGATGGATATCTTGGACAACGGTAAAGAGAAAGTAAGTGAGGAGACTGCCAAAGTGACGGAGAATCCCCccgaggaggaaaagaaaaagatggtcgAGGAGGAGACGGTGGTCGAGGATGTGGGTGTGGAGCTGGTCCGGACGAAGGAAGGGGAAGTTGGTGGTGGTGTGGAGCCCAAAGAGGTTGCAGAAGAGATGGCGGCAACAGTGGCATCGGATGTTCTTGTTGATGAACCGGTTTCTGTAAGTGAGGAGGTTATAGAAGCTACCGAAGCTGCGGTTGTGACTTCGGAGGCTGCGCTGGTGATTGATACTGTAGCACATGAGACGGAAGTGAAGCCGGCGCCTATTTTAGACATTCCGCCGGTTCCGGTTATTGAGCAGCCTCGGCCTCATGAGAGtggtgagagagagagatctgAG GTTGATCGTGCGACATGGTGGAATTGCTGTGGATTGTTTCATGTTCTTGCAACCTCCACAGGTGCTGCCAG